In Zingiber officinale cultivar Zhangliang chromosome 9B, Zo_v1.1, whole genome shotgun sequence, the genomic window aattagatttttttttccagttaatttcagGTATATGGATCAGCAAATTAACAGGTACAATGAACTTGACCTAATAATTGcataaggtatttcaaacttgttgaAGGTTTCGGCGAATACATAATAGAAAGCTATATAATATCAATTGGACCTTGAGCATAAAAACATGAATTAGCTTGCTGGATCAATCAGTTTAATTGcagggataataaaaataaaggaagATGCTTTTGAACATCTTCAATATATAGGGATTATTGAATAAATACTTAAAGGTCAATTGGGTGCATTATATGTCCACTGTTAGGATACAGATGATACCCATTTTAAATAGAAGACTCAGTAGCAAATAACTAAACATTTGTTTTATCATCTAGCAAAATCAGAGTGAAACATGTCCAAACCATTGAGTCCCATTTTTTTTTATGGATGTGGGTGAGCACGCAGCATATCAACTTCAGATACTGTCTCAGCCTATATTCAAATATTTGAAGTGAAATGGAGAGATGAGCTTAAAAGGGCATTTGGGAATGCAACAGCTTTCTTGTCAAGACATGATCTACAGAGAAAACACAAGCTCTGATAAGTTTTTGATCATGTACCAAGCTAGGTTTGGTGTGTTCTGATCGCGCTATTGAAactatgagttttttttttttttttaaatcatagaCCATGATGAGTTTTTGATCATGGACCAAGCTGAGTTTGATGTTCAATTTGTGGATATGGTTGTGAAACTTGATCAGTTTCTGGTTTAGGCAAACCTACGTTTGTTTAGTTTCTGATGATCTAGCAAAGTGAGTTTAACATTCAGTTTTTGATGATCAATTTCTGGTACATGCATTAGTTTTGCTATACTAATTTTGTGTTTGATTTCAATTTTGATCTATTATCAgttaaaatatcatattttttttttctaacactAATATGTCTGATGTATCAAGTGTATCAATTGTAGTAAAAAGATGATTACGCTCATCTCAGGCGTCTTTCACAGTCCATCCTTAGATTATATGAAGGAAGATAAATCATGGAGTTATATCAAGTGTATCAATATGGCAAAAGTTATTTGCTCGCCTCTAGCGTCTCCGCGAACTTattcctaggccaacacggaggaggtaaatcacgggtgactactagcatTAGTGTAGGTGGCAAGGCATGGGGGGAGGCATGCTTGGACACGCCGAGTTTTGACCCCAAAACCTCATGTGACAACATCTCATACCTTAACCACCGCACCGTCCCGAGGGGAGTTTATATCAAGtgtatcaatgaaaatgataattcCAATTAGCCACTATTTCTGGGGGTGACCGACCCAGCCCCACAGAATTTTCCCACCGGTCACCAGGGTAAATCAGGAAGTACATGCGGCAGCCAACCCAACATCCTTTGGTTACAccccccatttggagaaaaaattcctacaaatacgctATAGTTAGGGTTCGAATCGCGGGTACCTGGGTGACAACCTGCATATTCTACCGCGGTACCATGACCACGGGTCAAGTGTATCAATGATCTTTGCTATGGTATCAAATATTTTCAATTGATCATTTGCATCACAAATAAAATTGTATGAAGCAAATACTTGCCATAGAAATAGCTTTGATTTGTAAGAAACAACTTTGTATTGTTGGTTTTGAACACTTGAGATGATGCCCTGAATAATGGAGCAATCAGGTGAATGAAGGAAGAGGAATTTTTTGAGATAGAAAATCTATCCTTCtttctataaaagaaaaagagagttAAAGGATTTCATATGACAAATTCTAAGTATCCAAGTGTGGTGACAGTGTATGTTTTGTATGCATGTCCCCATGCTTATGCAATTTaaagttgagtttttttttttaatcttaggAGATGACAATCATAAGATTAATACATCTAAATcgataaattatattatttgtttatggttttgtcatttgaatattgaaaatttaaaaataagactAAGATAGCAGTCACCTAGACATGTTTATGGAGTGAGCATATTTAGGGGTTTGGTGTTAAGACAAGTAAACAAAGACCACCTAGATATGTTTATGGATCTTTAAAGACATGTAAGTGCCTTCGGGCATGGTACAACGGTCTTCACCAAATTATTCAAGTATCCATGATTCAAAATTCTAACTATGATATATTATAGGATGTCAAAATCTGAGGTCACATAGAAAAGGAATTCAACACATTCTTGACCCATCGAGGCTGTAAAAATGTTCCAtcagcataaaaaaaaaaaaaagccacAAGAACATAAAGAACGGCAACAAGTTGCGCAGCAAGATACCACCATGTATACACTTCACATTTGCCTTGTGATGACTGATGAATTAGTCCTCTCTGATCTTTTTTTTCAGAATAACTAGAACAACAGAAGAATAAAttgataaaatccaaaaacaaaaaagaaaagaaaagaatatctTTAATGAGGGCGAGAGGCTTTAAGGGATTATTAGAACAGAATCATGTTCCATGCAAAAAGAAACTTTCAGTGCTGTGGAGCACACATAGCAACGTTCCACATGCCATTTAGGCACCATGAGAGCTCCCACTTATATGAAATGCTAATCAGCTGCATCCCATCTCCAATGATTGCAATTTTAATTGCATTGTTGCCGACATCGCCATGGAAGACGTCAAATCCGATTCGTGTGTGTTCAGTCGGTGTCAACAAGCTCTTCCACTTATCGATCCACTTCTGTTGACGTCGTAGAGATATCTGTCAGGCTAGGAGCAAAATTACAATGGCAATTCCCAAAGTGCTCAAAGCTGGCACCATCTGCAAGATAAGAATGGTTACAGCAATAAACACATTACTCATGGAGATACGGATGAAAAGCAAAAAGGAACCAAGAAAATAATTGGCTTAATGATTTTTTCTGTGGAAGTTTAGTACATTTCGATACTCAAGCGAGAAGATATTGTTTACCTTGAAACTCGAAGACAACATAGGCGGAAGATATCCATGCAAACCGATATTATAAACAGGAGTGCCATCAGGATAAAATAGTCCGTAGTTTCTTTCAGAAGTCGGCCCGGGCTTTAAGTCTTCATTAAACAATGCAAAGACGTATACATCTACAGGAACATAAGGATTCATTGGAGTTCCCTGTTTCATGGCTATCCTCTGCAGCAAATTACCATTGTACTTTGCAGCATTTTCTGGTGTCGCTCCTATCTCTTCGGAGTCCCCTCTAGAAGGCCATCCAGTCTCAGAAATCCTGACTTCAATATCAGGGTATCCCCATGCTCTGACAGCAGCATAAACCGCATCAATCTGTGCATATAGCATGTTGTCATAGTTCAGATTTGTGAGTGCATCGGTAACTCCTGCATTGGGTTCGAAGAGGACATAGTCTAAGGAGACAGTTCCAGCGTTTTCTTTGTATGCAAAATAAGGGTAGGCATTGATGAGGAAGGGTGATTTTGTCATTGAATGGAAGCTAAGAATTGGCTGGATATAAACTGCTAGGTCTTGTTTGAATGAGCCTGCTGAAGGAGGGTAAGAGTTCCCTAACATGTCAAGGGAATGAGCACTGGTGACATTTACTTTTTTATCCAATCCAAGAGAAACCAGGCCTCGGTAAACTGATTGCATGGCCGGCAGAAGATTGGCCATCAGAACAGTATCATTTCCTTTGAAGATTTCATTTCCAACAGTTATGCAGGTGATCTTAGTAAAAGGAAGGTGAGGCAGGACATGCTGTTGGAGCCATCCAAGTGCTTTTGCTGGATCAGTCATTGTTGACACATTCTCGTTGCCAATTCCTATTACAAACTCTATGTCAGTATTGATGAACGCACTAAGAACGTTCTGATCAGCGTCATACAGCTTTACTCTGCTGATGTTGAGGGAACGTAGTAGGCTTGCAACTCGATTTGGGGAAGGAAGATTGTTGGCAATTTGCCCATAATTGATACCTATTGTGATGCTAAGAATTTGGATAACTTGACCTGTAAAGATGAATGTTATTCCATATCACAGTTCATAAATACAGAAGTAATcattctttttgttttcttttttggaaaaaaaaagcaATGAAAAGGGAAGAGACGAGGCTGATTCCAAAATGATGCCAATGAGAATAACAAAAGCTTCCAGCAGAAAGGAATTGGCTCGTGCCGTACAATCTGGTTGCATATACACAAAGTAAGGCTCTCCTTAACAATGAATTTGACAAAGCAATCAGGATGAATTTACAAATGATGAGAAAACTCAACAAGAAATGACAAAGTTTTTGGTTACATTCCAAGACTTGATAGGGCTGCTAGCATTTCAAAATGTTTCGCTTTTAGGAAAGTGCAAACATTATGCTTCCATGTTGCCGCGTGCTATGTATTCACCACAGATATGAAAAAACTACAAAATATGAAGGAAACAGATAATGACTACATCCAGAAAACCTTTATCAAAAAGGAAAATTCTGCTCTCTTTCAGAAGAAGTTTATTCCCTTTAAGGAGTAAGAACTTCTGCACTTTATACGTCTTTTGTGAACAAGTGAACCAAGGGAGTATTATATATCTCCCCTCTAACAATCATAGGGTGACTccaaaatttattgcttttagcCTGAATCCCAATCTATTGCTCAAGCTCCCAATAAGAAATGCTCTATTATGTAATCACTCACTGACACATGCAATTTGTACTCCCCATGTGCATGCATAATTTGCTGAAAGTTATGTTAAAACTATTTAATCTCTCTTCCAGAAAACCATTTTAAGCTCATTTATCATATCAGCTGAATTTTATTAACATTTTTTCTCTTGTTCATTGGTGACACAGGAATCACTCACATGGTCATGTGATTGGGCGGTGCATAAGAGTACAACACTAGATTTTAAACACAACTCATCGCATCCCTGACAATTTTTAAATGCTAACCTTGGTCCCCACAGCAAACATGGGAATGATGGGATCATTAAACAAAAAGTGCTAGATACATTATAATCACATCAAACTAAAACCCAACTAAATCGAACATAATCTCCTCCATGGGAGCAAAAGTTGGAGTCTGTCACCTTAGCAGCCCCTCTAGGTTGGGCCCACACTCTCTGGAAGCTGTGAGCTTAGCGGCCTCTCTAGGACAGCCCCACACTCTCTGGAAGGGGTAAATCAAAGGGGAGCATTTGTCCTAGCGCAGTGACCTTTGCATGGGGGAGGTTAGACACCCAAGACATTTTGCACCCATTGGGAATTAATCCTAAGAACTATTGAAACAACCACTTATGCAAGTATCAACTGCGCCAACCAGTGGAGGTAACATAATCTCATCCATTGGAGCAAAGGTGAAGTTGTCACCTTAACGGCCCCTCTAAGACATCTCCACTCTTTGGAAGGGGATAAATCACGGGGGCATTTACCTAGCGTAGAGACCCATGCATGGGGAGATAAGATAACCTCATCCATGCATGGATCTTACAAGGAAGGCACCAAGGATGCATGTGGTTTTTGTCTACACCTAGTAAACTAATCTCGTTGCTCATTCTTGGACAGAATCACAAACTACACAGCAATCATTAACATATTCACCAAAATTGCCCATGAATTCTctgatccaaaaaaaaaaaaaaacctatattTAAGAAGTTCTAGAACTTATCACTATCTGCCATCTTCTCCAGGGCGAAATCGCAtcaatctctctctctttttttgttcttttttaaaaataaaagaaatcaaTATGCTAAAATCATGGTGAAATGATTTGGGCTAAAACACTCGACGTGATATAACACAGATATAAGGATATAAATCGAGAAGAATGGACCTGAAAAGAGGAGACAAAGGAGGAAGCATCCGCTCGTCCGCTTCGCCATTTTTCTCCAACTCGATCCGCCGGTAAAATCCTTATCGATTCGAATCTGCTCGATGTACCGAAAGAAAGAGGTGGAAAAAGTTGAGCTTGGCTTCCCAGACCCTCTCGCTCTCGCTCTCTTCTCGCTTGCAGTTATCTAGTCACTGCGCTCCAACCTCCTCCGCCATTGATGCATTCCTTCGCCCTCTTAAATGGGATTCTCGTGCGAACTGCTCCTACCGCACTGGCACGACAGACACGTGTGCTTCGATTCCCTTCCGAAAAAAACCGTCGCCCACATCCCACATATGAAGCCCTCGCTTCTAAAATTCGAGGGCATATTAGTCATTCAGCACGCGCATGACACGCGGCCGAGAATACGTCGCTGGAAGGTGTCGGTGGCGAGACAGCATTCATTGACGCGGCTCCTAGTAGACACCCCACGGTTCCGTCCCCCACGGGATGCCCGAAAAGTTCGCTCGTGACTTGCACCGCAATTGAGTGATGGCCCCCACCATTGACTGCCGCGTCATAAGAGGAGTACGTTTTCAGGTGCTTAAGTCGGGGACGCGAACCGGAGACAGCGAAGAGTCGTTTGGACGCCCAGGTCTGCAGTAGTCGCTGGGGCCCATGACTGTGGTGACTTATCCGGCGGGTGCACTTGAGTGGACGCAGAGAAAACCTTTTACACATGacgtcatcattttttttttttttttttgtccctTTTCAATTtacatgtttatttatttatttacaaataaacaaaaaattaaaataacctgataattttgtttttttaatcataaattaaatatttttatgaaatcacAATTAAATATAAATGCTTCTTTGTGCAAAATGCCTTTTTAGTTTGATATTttcttaatatttgaatttttttaaatgcAAAAATTGAAAGGGACCCGTTTTATTGGAATCATCAACGACGTCCTTTTAATTTTGCATTAAAAGATGATCACAACTCATCATACCTCCGGTAAAATCACACTGTTGACAAATTTGATATATCCTATCATATCTTTCCTTATATCCTGAGTAATAGATACTCGTAATTTAACTCTTTCGTGTGTAACATTATATTTAATAACaatctttcattttaaaaaagtttagcatttttttaaattttttacttcctAATTATTATATGTCTATACttaatcctaaattttaaatcctataaattctaaatcttaaaaaaaaaaaaattaaaaaaataatattagatcCTCATGAAGTGCAACATAATATTTCCCTACATATATACTTCTGTGAAAGAACTCGATTATATATTTGATGCATGGATTAATTAAGGTGATGATAGACAAATCTTTtgcatatatttatttataaaaggCTTTTAGAAACAAAAAATATACTTGGTAG contains:
- the LOC122024423 gene encoding glucan endo-1,3-beta-glucosidase 14-like, with translation MAKRTSGCFLLCLLFSGQVIQILSITIGINYGQIANNLPSPNRVASLLRSLNISRVKLYDADQNVLSAFINTDIEFVIGIGNENVSTMTDPAKALGWLQQHVLPHLPFTKITCITVGNEIFKGNDTVLMANLLPAMQSVYRGLVSLGLDKKVNVTSAHSLDMLGNSYPPSAGSFKQDLAVYIQPILSFHSMTKSPFLINAYPYFAYKENAGTVSLDYVLFEPNAGVTDALTNLNYDNMLYAQIDAVYAAVRAWGYPDIEVRISETGWPSRGDSEEIGATPENAAKYNGNLLQRIAMKQGTPMNPYVPVDVYVFALFNEDLKPGPTSERNYGLFYPDGTPVYNIGLHGYLPPMLSSSFKMVPALSTLGIAIVILLLA